The Erigeron canadensis isolate Cc75 chromosome 4, C_canadensis_v1, whole genome shotgun sequence genome window below encodes:
- the LOC122596368 gene encoding GDSL esterase/lipase At1g29660-like, with the protein MAHGFGRRLVSGLICMVLIYLRAFVASFEPQVPCYFIFGDSWVDSGNNNQLVTKAKVNYPPYGVDFPEGSTGRFTNGRTIADIIGQFLGFNKFIPSYASVRDKVITTGVNYGSGSAGIREESGSVMGDRISLDKQLLHHKSIISRLPRWKRKSRFLQQCIYIVNMGSNDYSNNFFFPGVYNTSSIYTDEQYAEVLIQQYSQQLKTLYKLGGRKIVVFSLALLGCSPVYIARFGTKGKPCVEPVNNAVKLFNRRLLSLIRELNSNYSHARFTFINLESILSPVGDVPMSHEPCCELKNEWQCIPNSAPCPVREFSFFFDGFHPAEISNMIIATRAYTAFSPTDAHPYDISHLAQL; encoded by the exons atGGCTCATGGATTTGGCCGACGACTCGTTTCCGGCCTTATTTGTATGGTCTTGATATACTTGAGAGCATTTGTAGCCTCTTTCGAGCCGCAAGTCCCTTGTTACTTCATATTTGGAGACTCGTGGGTTGATAGTGGCAACAATAATCAACTAGTGACAAAGGCAAAAGTCAATTATCCACCTTATGGGGTCGATTTTCCGGAAGGGAGTACTGGCAGGTTTACTAATGGTCGAACCATAGCAGATATCATCG GTCAATTTCTTGGTTTCAATAAGTTTATTCCGTCGTATGCTAGTGTAAGGGACAAGGTAATTACCACAGGTGTAAACTATGGCAGTGGTAGTGCTGGCATCCGAGAAGAATCAGGAAGTGTAATG GGTGATCGGATCAGCTTGGATAAGCAATTACTTCATCACAAGTCAATCATTTCAAGACTGCCTCGCTGGAAAAGGAAGAGTAGATTTTTACAACAATGCATCTACATCGTTAATATGGGAAGCAACGATTACTCAAACAACTTTTTCTTTCCCGGCGTTTATAATACAAGCAGCATATATACCGACGAACAATATGCAGAAGTCCTTATACAACAATACTCTCAACAGCTAAAG ACGCTGTATAAATTGGGTGGTCGGAAGATTGTTGTATTTAGTCTGGCTCTGCTAGGTTGCAGCCCTGTTTATATAGCAAGGTTTGGCACCAAAGGAAAACCATGTGTAGAGCCAGTCAATAACGCAGTAAAATTGTTCAATCGTAGGCTTTTGTCTCTCATTCGTGAGCTCAACTCCAATTACTCACATGCAAGATTCACATTCATCAATCTTGAGAGCATTCTATCACCAGTGGGAG ATGTGCCAATGTCACATGAACCTTGTTGTGAGCTAAAGAATGAGTGGCAATGTATTCCAAACTCTGCTCCTTGCCCTGTTCgagaattttcatttttcttcgaCGGTTTCCATCCAGCTGAAATATCGAATATGATCATTGCAACAAGAGCATATACCGCGTTCTCACCCACAGATGCTCATCCATATGATATAAGTCATTTGGCTCAACTTTAG
- the LOC122596674 gene encoding GDSL esterase/lipase At1g29670-like yields MACKVTLIMCHFLVVVGLMNIPTLILAQPQVPCYFIFGDSLVDSGNNNALLTQAKANYPPYGIDFPEGPTGRFTNGRTKADIIGQLLGFVDNFIPPYATVTNPEISKGVNYGSGGAGIRDETGRNLGDRISLNRQLLNHASIISRLSLLQRNKTFTNEYLKKCIYVLEMGSNDYINNYLMPNNYVTSRIYTPDQYAADLVRQYSKQLRTLYNLGARKVAVFGLSLIGCTPTEIARFGTEGQPCVQRINDAVELFNNKLKPAIDEINTNFQDARFTFINMTSISTPEGGLVPPGPPCCQVRSDGQCVPNSIPCPNRNVTIFYDGFLPTEIVNSLFAARAYVAQSPMDASPYDISQLARL; encoded by the exons ATGGCATGTAAGGTTACCCTAATTATGTGTCATTTCTTAGTAGTGGTCGGGTTGATGAACATTCCAACACTTATACTTGCTCAACCACAAGTCCCATGTTACTTCATATTTGGAGACTCCTTGGTTGACAGTGGGAATAACAATGCACTTTTAACACAAGCAAAAGCCAATTACCCACCTTATGGGATTGATTTCCCAGAAGGACCGACCGGTAGATTCACCAACGGGCGAACTAAGGCAGACATTATTG GACAACTTCTAGGTTTTGTGGATAACTTCATTCCACCTTATGCTACTGTAACAAACCCAGAGATCAGCAAGGGGGTAAACTATGGTAGCGGTGGTGCTGGTATTCGTGATGAAACTGGAAGAAATCTG GGTGATCGGATCAGCTTGAATAGGCAACTACTTAACCACGCATCAATAATTTCACGTCTTTCCCTTTTGCAACGAAACAAGACATTTACTAATGAATACCTTAAAAAGTGCATTTACGTGTTAGAAATGGGAAGCAACGATTACATCAATAACTATTTGATGCCCAACAATTACGTGACAAGCCGTATCTATACTCCGGATCAATATGCAGCAGACCTCGTCCGACAATACTCTAAACAACTAAGG ACTTTGTACAATTTGGGAGCGAGAAAAGTTGCAGTGTTCGGTTTGAGCCTAATAGGGTGCACCCCAACTGAGATTGCAAGGTTTGGCACAGAAGGACAACCATGCGTTCAGCGGATCAATGACGCAGTTGAACTATTTAACAACAAGCTTAAGCCTGCTATTGATGAGATTAACACTAACTTCCAAGATGCAAGATTCACTTTCATTAACATGACAAGCATTTCAACACCAGAAGGAG GTTTAGTACCGCCAGGTCCTCCATGTTGCCAAGTAAGGTCAGATGGACAATGCGTTCCGAACTCTATCCCTTGTCCCAACCGCAATGTAACTATTTTCTATGATGGTTTTCTTCCCACGGAAATTGTGAACTCTTTATTTGCAGCAAGAGCGTATGTCGCACAATCTCCCATGGATGCTTCTCCTTATGATATCAGTCAATTGGCTCGCCTTTAA